A part of Planococcus sp. MB-3u-03 genomic DNA contains:
- a CDS encoding TVP38/TMEM64 family protein: protein MGAVGFFPSFLLTSLNISSLGLTIGVILSLSGEIFGAIVGFYLYRYGFSKVNPKWLKRPFWRYIQSSSISRVFWAIILLRLIPFVPSGLVTAGAALTPIPGGLFIIASTIGKIPAVSLEVAVVYGLVESIPPGYQYGLFILIFLSFLLIWAKNKRKKSL, encoded by the coding sequence ATGGGTGCAGTTGGCTTTTTCCCAAGCTTTTTGCTCACGTCTCTCAATATCAGTTCTTTAGGGTTAACCATTGGCGTCATCCTTTCTTTGTCGGGGGAGATTTTTGGCGCTATCGTCGGATTTTACCTATATCGATATGGGTTTTCAAAAGTTAATCCAAAGTGGTTAAAGCGGCCGTTCTGGAGGTACATCCAGAGTTCTTCAATAAGCCGCGTCTTCTGGGCAATCATCTTGCTGCGCTTAATTCCTTTTGTTCCATCAGGTTTGGTGACAGCAGGGGCGGCCTTGACGCCCATTCCAGGTGGCTTATTCATCATTGCCAGCACCATCGGTAAAATTCCGGCCGTTTCTCTTGAAGTGGCTGTTGTTTATGGCCTTGTAGAATCCATACCTCCCGGTTATCAGTACGGCTTATTTATTTTGATCTTTCTATCGTTTCTGCTGATCTGGGCAAAGAACAAAAGAAAAAAATCTTTGTAA
- a CDS encoding MATE family efflux transporter, translating into MNEQLLAHQPLQPKTDRERLKIIAILAIPAVIENFFQTLLGFVDTYFVSHISLAAVSAVGITNAVLAIYFAVFMAIGVAANVRIANFLGANQPEKARHISQQSIILAILFGILTGLATWFFAEPLLRLMGIEDEVLELGSQYFRIVGIPSVIMSLMFVMSAILRGAGDTKTPMKISIVINGINALLDYVLIFGFLFIPELGIAGAAIATVISRLIGTLALFYYINKEKVLAFRKEYWKPDKQHLMELSTLGAPAAGERLVMRAGQIVYFGFVVALGTNAFAAHQIAGNVEVFSYMIGYGFATAATILVGQQIGAGNLEEAKKYAKLSTQFTVVCMTLLGGVLFFFGEWAATFFTEDPEVIRDIGTALKISGLFQPFLAVLMVLTGAFQGANNTKFPMYLTAFGMWAIRTLLVYLLGIQLGWGLAGVWLAIGIDIAFRAVVLVIQFSRGRWMALEKAPEPEAQCHPQTTKENMSTNANNY; encoded by the coding sequence ATGAACGAGCAGTTGCTGGCCCACCAACCTCTCCAACCTAAGACAGATCGAGAACGGCTGAAGATTATCGCCATTTTAGCTATACCTGCTGTAATAGAGAATTTCTTTCAAACATTGCTGGGTTTTGTGGATACGTACTTTGTTTCACACATCAGTTTGGCAGCCGTTTCAGCAGTCGGGATCACGAATGCGGTCCTTGCGATTTACTTTGCCGTCTTTATGGCAATCGGTGTCGCTGCCAATGTTCGAATTGCTAACTTCCTGGGTGCAAACCAACCCGAAAAAGCCAGGCACATTTCCCAGCAGTCCATTATTCTGGCAATCCTTTTTGGGATTCTCACCGGCTTGGCTACGTGGTTCTTTGCAGAACCGCTGCTTCGGCTGATGGGCATCGAAGATGAAGTCCTGGAGTTGGGTTCGCAATATTTTCGGATTGTCGGAATTCCTTCTGTCATCATGTCTTTGATGTTTGTAATGAGTGCAATTCTGCGTGGAGCCGGTGATACCAAAACGCCTATGAAGATCAGTATAGTCATTAACGGCATCAATGCTTTGCTTGATTATGTGTTGATATTCGGTTTCCTGTTCATTCCGGAACTTGGAATTGCCGGTGCTGCCATAGCCACGGTCATTTCCCGTTTAATCGGCACTCTAGCCCTTTTCTATTACATCAACAAAGAAAAAGTGCTGGCATTCAGAAAAGAATATTGGAAGCCAGACAAACAACATCTAATGGAACTCTCTACTCTTGGCGCTCCTGCAGCAGGAGAACGATTGGTCATGCGGGCCGGACAGATTGTCTATTTCGGTTTCGTCGTCGCACTTGGAACCAATGCCTTTGCGGCTCATCAAATTGCTGGAAATGTTGAAGTGTTCTCTTATATGATCGGATATGGCTTTGCTACCGCGGCAACGATTTTGGTTGGCCAGCAGATCGGTGCCGGCAATCTGGAAGAAGCCAAAAAGTATGCGAAGCTTTCCACTCAGTTCACGGTAGTATGTATGACGTTATTGGGGGGAGTCTTGTTCTTCTTTGGAGAATGGGCCGCCACTTTCTTTACGGAAGACCCCGAGGTGATCAGAGATATCGGAACCGCTTTAAAAATATCGGGCCTTTTCCAGCCTTTCCTTGCCGTGCTCATGGTTTTGACCGGAGCGTTTCAAGGCGCGAACAATACGAAATTCCCTATGTACTTGACCGCTTTTGGGATGTGGGCCATCCGCACACTGCTCGTGTATTTGTTAGGAATACAGTTAGGCTGGGGTTTGGCTGGCGTGTGGCTGGCGATAGGCATTGATATTGCTTTTCGTGCAGTAGTATTAGTAATTCAATTCAGTCGCGGAAGATGGATGGCACTTGAGAAAGCACCAGAACCTGAGGCACAATGCCATCCACAAACAACTAAAGAAAACATGTCTACAAATGCAAACAACTACTAA
- the copZ gene encoding copper chaperone CopZ translates to MQTKTLDVRGMTCGHCKISVEGALKGLEGVSAAEVDLNSGKVKVTYDESKVSSENMKEVVEEQGYDVA, encoded by the coding sequence ATGCAAACCAAAACTTTAGATGTTAGGGGAATGACTTGTGGCCACTGCAAAATATCAGTAGAAGGCGCGCTAAAAGGTTTAGAAGGAGTATCTGCTGCAGAGGTAGATCTAAACTCTGGTAAAGTGAAAGTTACCTATGACGAATCAAAAGTTTCCTCAGAGAATATGAAAGAAGTTGTTGAGGAACAAGGCTATGACGTAGCATAA
- the gap gene encoding type I glyceraldehyde-3-phosphate dehydrogenase, whose amino-acid sequence MTTRLAINGFGRVGRTTLRRLVDTNSELELVAVNDLANIENLAYLLEFDTTYGRLKHDVQVHENVLVVGEKEIKFYQEADAKDLPWNELQIDIVLEATGIYKTADKAQAHLDAGAKRVIITAPADQETKMIVYGVNESIVTKDDMIISSASCTTNDLAPVAKVLHDNFGIITGYMTTIKAYTPSQKLHDSPNTDMRRGRAGAMNAIPTSTGAAKAVGRVIPELTGIIDGTAVRVPLLGGAIVEFYTNLERKVTIEEVNEAMKEAASPSFEYSEKLIVSSDVVGTSAGGIFDATLTDIVENGDKQLVKTVSWYDSEYGFVSNLVRLTEHFAQVIK is encoded by the coding sequence ATGACCACTAGATTAGCTATTAATGGGTTTGGACGTGTAGGAAGAACAACATTAAGAAGATTAGTAGATACAAATTCGGAACTGGAACTGGTTGCTGTTAATGATTTAGCTAATATTGAAAACTTAGCTTATTTATTAGAATTTGATACAACTTATGGGCGATTAAAGCATGATGTTCAGGTACATGAAAATGTCTTGGTTGTTGGTGAGAAGGAAATTAAATTCTACCAAGAAGCTGATGCAAAAGATCTCCCGTGGAATGAGTTGCAAATTGATATCGTGTTAGAAGCAACCGGTATTTATAAAACGGCTGATAAGGCTCAGGCACATCTTGACGCAGGTGCTAAAAGAGTAATTATAACTGCTCCAGCAGATCAGGAAACGAAGATGATTGTTTACGGTGTTAATGAGAGCATTGTTACAAAAGACGACATGATCATTTCTTCAGCTTCTTGTACAACTAATGATTTAGCTCCAGTTGCGAAAGTATTACATGATAACTTTGGAATTATAACTGGTTATATGACTACAATTAAAGCCTATACACCTTCGCAAAAATTACATGATAGCCCTAATACGGATATGAGACGCGGACGGGCAGGAGCGATGAATGCAATTCCGACTTCTACTGGAGCAGCAAAAGCTGTCGGAAGAGTCATTCCTGAATTAACCGGAATTATTGACGGAACGGCAGTGAGAGTACCACTTTTAGGTGGGGCAATAGTGGAGTTTTATACAAACTTAGAAAGAAAAGTAACAATTGAAGAAGTGAATGAAGCCATGAAAGAAGCTGCGAGTCCCTCGTTTGAATACTCTGAAAAGCTAATTGTGTCCTCAGACGTTGTTGGAACTTCAGCCGGAGGTATTTTTGATGCCACATTAACTGATATCGTTGAAAATGGGGATAAGCAGCTTGTTAAAACTGTTTCTTGGTACGACAGCGAATATGGATTTGTATCTAATCTGGTTCGTTTGACTGAACATTTTGCTCAAGTCATTAAATAA
- a CDS encoding recombinase family protein: protein MDQSLNLQLDALKEFGCEEIFQEKLSGAKDDRPELLQAIKMSRAGDKFVVYKLDRLARSTKRLIEIAELLREKGVEFVSIQDNIDTGTAAGKAMFGMLSVLAEFERDIIRERTMAGLKAARARGRKGGRPKVNQQKLNQAIALYHSRRMSVKEIQVATGISAATLYRAINKEKECKNNLQL, encoded by the coding sequence ATTGATCAATCGTTGAATTTACAATTGGATGCACTAAAAGAGTTTGGCTGCGAAGAGATTTTCCAGGAGAAATTATCTGGAGCAAAAGATGATCGGCCGGAACTGCTACAAGCGATAAAGATGTCACGAGCTGGCGATAAGTTTGTCGTGTATAAATTAGATCGATTAGCCAGATCTACAAAGCGATTGATTGAAATTGCAGAACTACTTCGAGAAAAGGGCGTCGAGTTTGTCAGTATTCAAGATAATATCGATACTGGTACTGCAGCTGGGAAAGCGATGTTCGGGATGCTATCAGTATTAGCTGAATTTGAACGAGATATTATTCGGGAACGAACAATGGCTGGATTAAAGGCAGCTCGTGCGAGAGGAAGAAAAGGCGGTAGACCAAAAGTAAATCAGCAGAAGTTAAATCAAGCGATTGCTCTCTATCATTCACGAAGAATGAGCGTGAAGGAAATACAGGTAGCTACTGGAATTTCAGCTGCCACATTATATAGAGCTATTAATAAGGAAAAGGAATGCAAAAATAATTTACAACTCTAA
- a CDS encoding cytochrome c biogenesis protein ResB, giving the protein MENVQCQCGHTNPPGTKLCESCGRSLTEKDQNSKLVDMRYEGTARRSQTYNKSIIDKIWNFFSSVKVGVSIIVVLLVAAAIGTILPQQAFVPASTEATIQAYYADTYGSVGRVYHALGFHDLYSSYWFIALVGMLAISLVIASLDRFVPLYKSLKNQRVLRHPSFMDKQRIYGSGPGAEDALEKAETKLKELKYTVRTEKNGLLAEKGRFSRWGPYVNHIGLIIFLFGVMLRMMPGFYVDETLWLREGETRAIPEVPGYYLENKNFKLETYTGEGEDAKFGEAIDRVGTVVKNYQTDIVLYQEPEDSLPGATDNLEVVQEYPIRVNQPLKFDGYAVYQMDYKLNELKAMTFALTNKETEESLGELTIDLINPDALYELETGSTVELLGYYPDFSGFEDGEPQTATPLPNNPGFLVELTTPETPEGETSFITIQNTVEPLGENQYKLTFQNADTRNVSGLTVRKDSTLPILGLGGLIFMIGVAQGMYFNHRRFWIQQKADGTILLAGHTNKNWFGLKKDLDRVVDSAKLPAYTDQQDEIDKKEKAEKEGESSS; this is encoded by the coding sequence ATGGAAAACGTACAATGCCAATGTGGCCATACGAATCCTCCTGGCACGAAGCTTTGTGAGTCGTGCGGGCGCTCTTTGACTGAAAAAGATCAAAACAGCAAGCTAGTGGATATGCGTTATGAGGGCACAGCCAGACGTTCCCAAACCTATAATAAATCCATCATCGATAAAATTTGGAACTTCTTTTCAAGTGTCAAAGTAGGAGTCAGCATTATTGTCGTCCTGTTGGTAGCTGCAGCCATTGGCACGATCCTGCCCCAGCAAGCTTTTGTTCCAGCGAGTACCGAAGCAACGATCCAAGCTTATTATGCCGATACGTACGGCAGTGTTGGACGCGTCTATCATGCGCTTGGGTTCCATGACTTATACAGCTCCTATTGGTTTATCGCATTGGTCGGGATGTTGGCCATTTCGTTGGTAATTGCCAGCTTGGACCGTTTCGTCCCGCTTTATAAGTCGTTAAAGAACCAACGGGTTTTGCGCCATCCAAGCTTTATGGACAAGCAGCGCATTTATGGCAGCGGCCCTGGGGCTGAAGATGCACTGGAAAAAGCAGAAACGAAATTAAAAGAGTTGAAATACACTGTCCGGACAGAAAAAAATGGACTATTGGCTGAAAAAGGCCGTTTTTCCCGATGGGGCCCCTACGTCAATCACATCGGTCTGATTATTTTCCTTTTCGGCGTCATGCTGCGGATGATGCCCGGATTTTATGTCGATGAAACGCTTTGGCTGCGCGAAGGCGAAACCAGAGCGATTCCTGAAGTGCCGGGCTATTACCTGGAAAACAAAAACTTTAAATTGGAAACGTATACGGGCGAAGGAGAAGACGCGAAGTTCGGGGAAGCAATCGATCGGGTGGGAACGGTCGTGAAGAACTACCAAACAGATATCGTTCTTTATCAAGAGCCGGAAGATAGCCTGCCCGGTGCAACCGATAACTTGGAAGTCGTTCAAGAATACCCGATCCGTGTCAACCAGCCGTTGAAATTTGATGGCTATGCCGTGTATCAAATGGATTATAAACTGAATGAATTAAAGGCAATGACATTCGCGTTGACGAACAAAGAAACGGAAGAATCATTGGGGGAATTGACAATCGACTTGATTAATCCGGATGCACTGTACGAATTGGAGACTGGATCAACAGTAGAACTGCTTGGTTATTACCCAGATTTCTCTGGTTTTGAAGATGGAGAACCGCAAACTGCGACCCCTTTGCCAAACAATCCCGGTTTCCTGGTGGAACTGACTACCCCAGAAACACCGGAAGGGGAAACAAGCTTTATCACCATCCAGAATACGGTGGAACCACTCGGTGAAAATCAATACAAATTAACCTTTCAGAATGCGGATACGCGTAATGTCTCCGGTTTAACGGTTCGCAAAGACAGCACCTTGCCGATTCTTGGCCTTGGCGGTTTGATCTTCATGATTGGTGTCGCGCAGGGGATGTACTTTAACCACCGCCGTTTCTGGATTCAGCAGAAGGCTGATGGCACGATCCTGCTTGCTGGCCATACCAATAAAAACTGGTTCGGCTTGAAGAAAGACCTGGATCGAGTGGTTGACTCTGCTAAATTGCCTGCTTACACAGATCAGCAGGATGAAATCGATAAAAAAGAGAAAGCGGAAAAGGAAGGTGAGTCTTCGTCATGA
- the resA gene encoding thiol-disulfide oxidoreductase ResA has product MTVKKKKRSYVRAAILLVMAGAIVFTIYNSFAGEKSELLQVGDEAPDFALVDLEGKEHQLSDYQGQGVFVNFWGTWCKPCEKEFPLMEKQYQVYKDQGVQILAVNIAQSDYEVRQFAEQRDLTFPIVIDKTKSVMEAYNIRPLPTTLLVNPEGKITKIITGEMSEEDIASYMEEIKPE; this is encoded by the coding sequence ATGACAGTTAAAAAGAAAAAGCGGTCTTATGTACGGGCGGCTATCTTACTGGTGATGGCAGGAGCCATCGTTTTTACGATTTACAACAGCTTTGCAGGTGAAAAAAGTGAACTATTGCAAGTGGGAGATGAAGCTCCGGACTTTGCCTTAGTGGATCTTGAAGGTAAAGAACATCAATTATCGGATTACCAAGGTCAAGGCGTGTTTGTGAACTTCTGGGGGACTTGGTGCAAACCGTGTGAGAAAGAATTTCCGCTGATGGAAAAACAATATCAAGTGTACAAGGACCAAGGCGTTCAAATCTTAGCCGTCAATATTGCTCAGTCCGATTATGAAGTGAGACAATTTGCGGAACAACGGGATTTAACCTTTCCGATTGTGATTGATAAAACCAAAAGTGTAATGGAAGCTTACAACATTCGTCCCTTGCCTACTACACTGCTGGTCAATCCTGAAGGGAAGATCACGAAAATCATTACCGGGGAGATGTCTGAAGAGGACATTGCCAGCTACATGGAAGAAATCAAACCCGAATAA
- a CDS encoding cytochrome c biogenesis CcdA family protein, whose amino-acid sequence MAEVSLLLAFGAGLLSFLSPCSLPLYPAFLSYITGVSVNDLKTEKGVMRRNALIHTILFLIGFSIIFLALGLSTSFIGSFFLENQALLRQLGAILMVFFGLVLTGILKFDFLLSDKKVHFQKRPSGYAGSVLIGIGFAAGWTPCTGPILAGVIALGVADPDRGLLYMLFYVLGFAIPFLLMSLFIEKMSFLKKKSALFMSIGGALMILMGVLLYFDMMTEIIAFLSQFTGGFTGF is encoded by the coding sequence GTGGCAGAAGTCAGTTTACTTCTAGCGTTTGGTGCAGGACTGTTATCATTTCTTTCTCCCTGCTCCCTGCCGCTGTATCCAGCTTTTCTCTCGTACATTACCGGTGTTTCAGTGAATGACTTGAAAACCGAAAAAGGCGTGATGAGGCGCAATGCGTTGATTCACACCATTCTCTTTTTAATCGGCTTTTCCATCATTTTTTTGGCATTAGGATTATCCACTTCATTTATCGGATCGTTCTTCTTGGAAAACCAAGCTCTTTTACGGCAATTAGGTGCGATTTTGATGGTATTTTTCGGTTTGGTACTTACAGGTATTTTGAAGTTTGATTTTTTGTTGTCAGATAAAAAAGTCCATTTCCAAAAAAGACCCTCTGGATATGCCGGTTCTGTTTTGATTGGTATTGGATTTGCGGCAGGGTGGACGCCTTGTACGGGACCGATTTTGGCAGGGGTCATTGCACTTGGCGTAGCCGATCCGGATAGAGGGCTCCTCTATATGCTGTTTTATGTGTTAGGCTTTGCGATTCCCTTCCTTTTGATGTCCCTGTTCATTGAGAAAATGAGCTTTCTAAAGAAAAAGAGTGCGCTTTTCATGTCAATTGGCGGCGCATTGATGATTCTGATGGGTGTTTTATTGTATTTTGATATGATGACAGAAATTATTGCTTTCCTTTCTCAATTCACAGGAGGATTTACAGGATTCTAA
- a CDS encoding disulfide oxidoreductase, translated as MEKERIQSSQNAILLYGAWFVALIATLGSLYFSEIKGFIPCELCWYQRIAMYPLVLILGIATFRNDAKVFIYVLPLSLLGGSISILHYLEQKVPGFGGIKPCVSGVPCSSEYINWFGFVTIPFLALIAFILISVAMVVLVVKNKKD; from the coding sequence ATGGAGAAAGAAAGAATACAATCCAGCCAAAATGCGATTTTGTTATACGGTGCCTGGTTTGTGGCATTGATTGCGACACTTGGCAGTCTGTACTTCAGTGAAATCAAAGGATTCATTCCTTGTGAACTTTGTTGGTATCAACGAATCGCGATGTATCCACTGGTCTTGATTTTAGGAATTGCCACATTCCGGAACGATGCAAAGGTATTTATTTACGTCTTGCCTTTATCGCTTTTGGGAGGAAGTATTTCGATTCTCCATTACCTGGAACAAAAAGTACCTGGCTTCGGGGGGATTAAACCCTGTGTTAGTGGTGTTCCCTGCAGCTCTGAGTATATCAACTGGTTTGGATTTGTGACAATTCCTTTCCTCGCGCTGATTGCCTTCATCTTGATTTCAGTAGCCATGGTGGTCTTAGTGGTCAAAAACAAGAAGGATTGA
- a CDS encoding DsbA family protein translates to MNNNQKKAKPSGLKFAVLLTSLAVVILVAIVVLTNQQEAPAVETAQIDLSGQPILGEEEAPVTVVEFGDFKCPSCKAWGETVYPQLVQDYVDTGEAKFSYINVLFHGEESTLASLAAESVYQQSPEVYWDFHKALFAAQPEVNHDGAWITPEKVLEVTAVYPSIDQTKLKEDMEKQATMDAVEVDTALVEEAGVAQTPTIVINGQTLEDPFDYEAIKELIEQELMGEE, encoded by the coding sequence ATGAATAACAATCAGAAAAAAGCTAAGCCATCCGGCTTGAAGTTTGCGGTTCTCTTAACATCTTTAGCAGTTGTGATTTTGGTTGCGATTGTGGTTTTGACTAATCAACAAGAAGCGCCAGCAGTGGAAACGGCACAAATCGATCTCAGCGGACAGCCGATTTTAGGCGAAGAAGAAGCTCCAGTTACAGTCGTCGAATTTGGAGACTTCAAATGTCCTTCTTGCAAAGCGTGGGGAGAAACGGTTTATCCGCAACTCGTTCAGGATTACGTGGACACAGGAGAGGCGAAGTTTTCCTATATCAACGTTCTTTTCCATGGAGAGGAATCTACGTTAGCTTCTCTAGCGGCAGAATCCGTTTATCAGCAAAGTCCGGAAGTTTATTGGGATTTCCACAAAGCTCTATTTGCGGCACAGCCAGAAGTAAACCATGACGGGGCCTGGATCACTCCTGAAAAAGTTCTGGAAGTGACAGCAGTTTATCCATCAATCGATCAAACGAAATTGAAAGAAGATATGGAAAAGCAAGCCACAATGGATGCTGTGGAAGTTGACACAGCGTTAGTGGAAGAAGCTGGAGTTGCCCAAACACCGACGATTGTTATCAATGGGCAGACATTAGAAGATCCGTTTGACTATGAAGCGATTAAAGAGCTGATTGAACAAGAATTGATGGGTGAGGAGTAA
- a CDS encoding copper resistance D family protein, which translates to MIWIYVTETLLYLCFSLLIGTLVIQLVPSHLKPHLKINKRVLQVAILGIAFLSAAPVIRLILFLYEDIGLLVTTQNVIGEFEVGQAWTVTVFISVFFYLFVSLVPVFKRKAFIGIALVFSFILLLAVGWASHAASLTDWSGFVVHTLHFTAVAVWVGLLLVVSWFSTTAQNWLSFLKWYTPVALSCLAIVVGSGIFIMTLAVDVTEYQDAWMMPYGQAILLKHLLVLPVLLFAWINGVWMRRKLQRGEDINPVPWSRAESVVLLLIFAATAVLGQQEPPHSIEAYLKGSGASDLFRYFYSGQIDPAMHLQVDFTLLGSLFFGVAVIFGFLVLYCFKQKAPSFVSLLMSLFSVLALYVGLMMSIS; encoded by the coding sequence ATGATTTGGATTTATGTAACAGAGACTCTGCTGTATCTATGCTTTTCCCTGTTGATCGGTACATTGGTGATTCAACTGGTTCCGTCTCACCTAAAGCCCCACTTGAAAATCAACAAACGTGTGTTGCAAGTGGCCATTCTGGGAATCGCCTTCTTGTCTGCGGCACCGGTCATTCGATTAATTCTGTTTCTCTATGAAGATATCGGTCTTTTAGTAACAACTCAAAATGTCATAGGAGAATTCGAAGTTGGGCAAGCCTGGACCGTAACTGTTTTTATTTCGGTATTTTTCTACCTTTTTGTGTCGCTTGTTCCAGTCTTTAAAAGAAAAGCATTTATAGGCATTGCGCTTGTTTTTTCCTTTATTCTGCTTTTGGCGGTGGGATGGGCAAGCCATGCAGCTTCCCTGACCGACTGGAGTGGCTTTGTTGTTCATACGCTGCATTTTACAGCTGTCGCGGTTTGGGTAGGCTTGTTGTTGGTGGTGAGTTGGTTTTCGACTACTGCACAAAACTGGCTGTCCTTTTTAAAATGGTATACACCGGTAGCCCTCAGTTGTTTGGCGATTGTCGTCGGTTCAGGAATTTTTATCATGACATTGGCGGTGGATGTAACGGAATATCAAGATGCTTGGATGATGCCCTACGGCCAGGCAATCTTGCTGAAGCATTTACTGGTACTCCCTGTTTTGTTGTTCGCTTGGATTAATGGGGTCTGGATGAGAAGAAAACTCCAACGTGGAGAAGACATAAATCCGGTTCCTTGGTCAAGGGCAGAAAGCGTCGTCTTGCTGTTGATTTTTGCGGCAACTGCCGTATTGGGCCAGCAAGAGCCTCCTCATTCCATTGAAGCCTACTTGAAGGGAAGTGGTGCCTCCGATCTCTTCCGTTACTTTTATTCGGGGCAGATCGATCCCGCGATGCACCTGCAAGTTGATTTCACTCTTCTGGGCTCGTTGTTCTTTGGGGTAGCTGTCATTTTTGGTTTTCTTGTTCTCTACTGCTTTAAGCAGAAGGCACCTTCATTCGTTTCCTTATTAATGAGCCTATTTAGTGTGTTGGCATTGTATGTAGGATTGATGATGAGTATTTCTTAA
- a CDS encoding copper resistance CopC family protein encodes MKKVVLFLLFFLSLTSSAVFAHTALESANPAEGDVVTEELQEMVLEFNTDLEQGSSFTVEDERGQEVPIGVEIGGQSMTGTLGAAIANGTYTVNWKIIGADGHPIEGTYAFTLKVSEDLISSGITEEATPSTEDELADQGETEEPLNENLAAPQETTNAPYVMVIVLMILAVIAVGTLMWVSNKRGNK; translated from the coding sequence GTGAAAAAAGTGGTCTTATTCCTATTATTTTTCTTATCTCTAACATCATCAGCCGTCTTTGCGCACACCGCATTGGAAAGTGCTAACCCTGCAGAGGGAGATGTAGTCACCGAGGAATTGCAAGAAATGGTATTGGAATTCAATACCGACTTGGAACAAGGAAGCTCTTTTACGGTGGAAGATGAAAGAGGACAGGAAGTTCCAATAGGTGTTGAAATTGGTGGACAGTCCATGACAGGGACGTTAGGGGCGGCAATAGCAAACGGCACCTATACGGTCAACTGGAAGATCATCGGAGCTGATGGCCATCCCATTGAAGGAACTTATGCCTTTACCCTAAAAGTCAGTGAGGACTTAATCTCTTCAGGGATAACAGAAGAAGCTACGCCGTCCACTGAGGACGAACTGGCAGACCAAGGGGAAACGGAAGAACCTCTAAATGAAAATCTAGCGGCTCCTCAGGAAACGACTAATGCACCTTATGTGATGGTGATTGTGTTGATGATACTGGCAGTGATTGCTGTTGGCACGTTGATGTGGGTGTCGAATAAAAGGGGAAATAAATGA